Genomic DNA from Paenibacillus donghaensis:
CCAATGCCCCACCGCTGACCATAGCGACAATGTGGCGATGACAGGCAGTGACAAGGGAAGCACAAGCTGGAAGAGAATGCGCAGATCATTGGCTCCGTCGATTTTGGCTGAATCCTCCAGTTCGTCGGGAATGTTCTGAAAGAAATTGCGCAGAATCAGCATAGAGAAGGTACTGATCAGTCCGGGAATAATGTAGACCAGACGCGAATCCAGCAGCCCCAGCGATTTGATCAGGAAATAGGAAGGAATCATTCTGCCGCTAAAAAACATCGTAAACACAATAAGCATCGTATACACATTGCGGTGCGGCAAATATCTACGGGAAAGCGGATAAGCCCCTAAAGACATGAACAGGATCGAGCAAAGCGTTCCAATTACTGTACGAAACACCGTATTTCCAAACCCCATCCAGACGTCATGGTTGCTCAGCACCTTCTCCCAGGCAAACAATGATGCTTTCTGGGGATATAGATGTATGCCCAATCTCAAAGCTTCTGCCGGTGTGCTGAAAGAGATGGAGAGCATATGGACAAACGGATACAACATAATAATGCATAAAATAATCATAAAAGTAATCAAACAAGCCTGAAAGATGGTACTACCCAAACTTTGCTTCACTGCCTTGTCCTCCAATCCGAAATTTTCTGTTAAAAGAGCCCTTGTTGTCCAAGCTTTTTAGAAATAAAGTTTGTTGTCAAAACCAGAGCAAAGGCGATTACATTCTTGAACAAGCCGACCGCCGTCGTCAGGCTGAACTGAAAATTCTGCAAGCCCACCCTATACACATAGGTGTCCAGAATATCAGCTACACTATAGGTCGCAGGTGAATAAAGATTAAGGATCTGGTCAAAGCCGGCGTCCAGCACGCTGCCAATCCGCAGAATAAACATCAGAACAATTACCGGCATAATCGTCGGAAGGGTAATGCTGAGCGTCTGCTTCCAGCGGCTGGCTCCGTCCATAACTGCAGCTTCATACATTTCAGGCTGGATTCCGGCGAGTGCGGCCAAATAAATAATCGTCCCCCAGCCCACCTCTTTCCAGATCGCCGACGTTACCAGTGTAAACCTGAACGAATTGGGATTGCCCAGGAAATAAACCGGTTCTGCTCCGACAAGCTGCAGCAGGTAATTTACCACACCCGTCGACGGAGACAGCAGCGTGATCAGAATCCCCGACAGAATAACCCAGGAGAAAAAGTGCGGCAGATAGGTCAACGACTGCGCAATCCTTTTGAAGGCTCCAGAACGGATCTCATTGATCAGCAGCGCGAGTATAATAGGTGCCGGGAATCCGAATAGAATATGAAGAAAGCTGATGATCACCGTATTCTTCAGAATCCTCAAAAAATCGGGCGATTGAAAAAACAGAAACTCGAAATGCTTCAAGCCTGCCCATGGGCTGCCCCAGATTCCATCCATGATCCTGAAATCCTTGAAGGCCAGCTGAATACCGTACATCGGGGCGTAAGCAAAAACGGCGTACCAAATCAATACCGGAGCAAGCAGCAGAAAAAGATATCTGCACTTCTTGTATTCCCTCCAGGTTGCTGCAATTTTTGACGGCTGGTCATTGTACAATGTTGTCTTGCCGCCAATTTCCGGGTTATGCACCGGGTTCATGATAACTGCTCCTTTCTTAACAATCCAAAGTTCCTCAAACCACACTCCAAATTCTAGAGTTTTGAAAACGCTTTTTCTATTGCAAGTTCATTCGAATCTTTATAGAATCTTTCACTCTTTCGTATAAAAATATAGAAATCATTACACAAAAACGGCCGCTGCTTGGAAAGTATCTCAAGGATACTCCAAACAACAGCCTATGAACCTCGTCTTTTTCCTTGTTTATGATTTACTAGTCTTTATCCAAGGACAGGGAATCCAGTGCTGCCAACCGCGAGTTCCGGTATTGAACGGGCGTTACCCCATAACGCGACTTGAACTTGCTGTGAAAATACTGAGGATTACGATATCCAACTTGCAATGCAATGGCCGCCACGGAGAGACGCGTCTCGGTACGCAACAGCTCTGCGGCCTTCTCCAGCCGTAGCCGGGTTACATATTCAGTAAAAGCTTCTTTTGTCCCTTCACTGAAGAGTGTGGAAATATAAGCGGGAGCGAGGGATACTTCCTTGGAAAGGATCTGCAGGGATAACTCTTCATGCAAATGATCTGCAATGTAAGTCTTCAGAGTGCGAATAATATCTGTATGCGCATGGTTGCCTGAATATTTCAAATGTTCCGCAATCTGCATGGAAAGTCTCCGTATCGCTTCGACCGTATCGGCGAGCGTATCTTTTTTCAATTCATCGAAGATATTCGAGTGCGGCAGAAAGTGCTGCAGCTTAAGCTCGAGTACAGATTGATACAACTGCATAATTAGCTGGAGCAGGGCCAACTCCGCCGTCTCAATCTGCATATTGCCATCCTGAATAACTCCCATGAAATGGTTGATAAAATCATTAACAGCCTCCTGGTTCCCTGCTTGCAATGCGTTCTTGAAATGATCATATTGAAACAGGTAAGGTACTGAATTCATCTTCATCACTCTGGAGTAGGCAATAATTGCATCCTTTCCATATAAAAAGTGATATCTGCCCGCCTGCTTGGCCATCTGATAAGAATCGGCTAGCTCTTCGGGGATTTCTACTATACTCCCAATAGCCGCGCCAAACCTCGACCCTTTCCCCGCAGCATACTGGACTTGCTGCAAATCGGCCATAATACTCCTTTCCGGGTCCTGCTCATGTGGAGGAATATAATAAACAATAGCTGCTTCCTTCTCATTCAAGGGAACCACTGTGCTGTGCAAAGACCGGTCCACCCGCTCATAACGCATCTTCAGACATTCACTGCCCTCCTCCGGAACTTGGAGATAGACTGCGCCATAGCGGTACCCCGGTTGAATGAATTGCTCGCAATCTATCTCCAGACTTACGCCAATCAAGAGGTTTTTCATATCATTTTTTCTCGCTTGTGTTTCCAGATTCACTATCTTTTCCTCCATCAGATGAAAGGTACTGCCAATAAACGCATATTCATTCCCCCGGAATGTGGCGGGACCTGTTGATTGTAGCCCCTTCACCTGCATAATCAGCTTCTTTACCGGAATATACAATTGTTTGGAGAAAAAAAACGACATTAAAAAGCCAAACAGAACTACCGCCCCGCAACTGATAAATAGACTTTCTTTCAACTGTTCGGAGGAGAGTACAAAAGAATTCATCGGGCGGTACATGGCGTAAGTCCAATTATGCGCCGAATGGACCGGCTCCA
This window encodes:
- a CDS encoding carbohydrate ABC transporter permease, translated to MKQSLGSTIFQACLITFMIILCIIMLYPFVHMLSISFSTPAEALRLGIHLYPQKASLFAWEKVLSNHDVWMGFGNTVFRTVIGTLCSILFMSLGAYPLSRRYLPHRNVYTMLIVFTMFFSGRMIPSYFLIKSLGLLDSRLVYIIPGLISTFSMLILRNFFQNIPDELEDSAKIDGANDLRILFQLVLPLSLPVIATLSLWSAVGHWNAWFDAVLYIQDPAKQVLQTFLRRVVITGENLSMFAADVKGSELGYAEPIKAATLMFTALPIIVVYPFLQKYFVKGTMVGSLKG
- a CDS encoding ABC transporter permease; protein product: MNPVHNPEIGGKTTLYNDQPSKIAATWREYKKCRYLFLLLAPVLIWYAVFAYAPMYGIQLAFKDFRIMDGIWGSPWAGLKHFEFLFFQSPDFLRILKNTVIISFLHILFGFPAPIILALLINEIRSGAFKRIAQSLTYLPHFFSWVILSGILITLLSPSTGVVNYLLQLVGAEPVYFLGNPNSFRFTLVTSAIWKEVGWGTIIYLAALAGIQPEMYEAAVMDGASRWKQTLSITLPTIMPVIVLMFILRIGSVLDAGFDQILNLYSPATYSVADILDTYVYRVGLQNFQFSLTTAVGLFKNVIAFALVLTTNFISKKLGQQGLF
- a CDS encoding helix-turn-helix domain-containing protein, whose amino-acid sequence is MPEYKKTIFIRFIMSYTILCVVLIGIMGGYWYTQTNGIMEDEIVKDNQNRLNSAKNYIEQTVLEKYEDNLQNKALSIRFIQENFNLNLLLNKSWEGNLSRIASFRQDLDFYRIENEGLSNVTVYFPGKNYVVDASNFYMKTENSEEAAFILQLNGVKPKEWMFRTLADGSQVMTYVIKLPYETPGVPTMGYFFIDVGMDYLQTAAAQMLSSTADRLYIFNPSGQAVLHTGEYDEVLGGLLKETIHNRRNGEQIIEESEGKAVLSYLEPVHSAHNWTYAMYRPMNSFVLSSEQLKESLFISCGAVVLFGFLMSFFFSKQLYIPVKKLIMQVKGLQSTGPATFRGNEYAFIGSTFHLMEEKIVNLETQARKNDMKNLLIGVSLEIDCEQFIQPGYRYGAVYLQVPEEGSECLKMRYERVDRSLHSTVVPLNEKEAAIVYYIPPHEQDPERSIMADLQQVQYAAGKGSRFGAAIGSIVEIPEELADSYQMAKQAGRYHFLYGKDAIIAYSRVMKMNSVPYLFQYDHFKNALQAGNQEAVNDFINHFMGVIQDGNMQIETAELALLQLIMQLYQSVLELKLQHFLPHSNIFDELKKDTLADTVEAIRRLSMQIAEHLKYSGNHAHTDIIRTLKTYIADHLHEELSLQILSKEVSLAPAYISTLFSEGTKEAFTEYVTRLRLEKAAELLRTETRLSVAAIALQVGYRNPQYFHSKFKSRYGVTPVQYRNSRLAALDSLSLDKD